A section of the Humulus lupulus chromosome 2, drHumLupu1.1, whole genome shotgun sequence genome encodes:
- the LOC133817843 gene encoding agamous-like MADS-box protein MADS2 codes for MGRGRVELKRIENKINRQVTFAKRRNGLLKKAYELSVLCDAEVALIIFSNRGKLYEFCSSPSMVKTLERYQKCSYGAVEVSKPAKELESSYREYLKLKTRFESLQRTQRNLLGEDLGPLNTKELEQIERQLESSLKQVRSTKTQYMLDQLSDLQSREHNLIEANRALTIKLDEISSRNNFRQSWDVSEHEHQQTISYGHQHGQSQGLMFQPLDCNPTLQIGYNAAVTEQMSNNNHGQQVNGFIPGWML; via the exons ATGGGGAGAGGAAGAGTGGAGCTGAAGAGGATAGAGAACAAGATAAACAGACAAGTCACTTTTGCAAAGAGAAGAAATGGCCTTCTCAAGAAAGCTTATGAGCTCTCTGTTCTCTGCGATGCTGAGGTTGCTCTCATCATCTTCTCCAACCGTGGCAAGCTCTATGAGTTCTGCAGCAGCCCTAg CATGGTCAAAACACTTGAACGGTATCAAAAGTGCAGCTATGGCGCTGTGGAAGTCAGCAAGCCAGCCAAGGAGCTTGAG AGTAGCTATAGGGAGTACCTGAAACTGAAAACTAGATTTGAGTCCCTGCAACGAACTCAAAG AAACCTTCTTGGGGAAGACTTGGGCCCGCTAAACACGAAAGAGCTTGAGCAGATTGAGCGTCAACTTGAGTCATCACTCAAGCAAGTTAGGTCCACTAAG ACCCAATATATGCTTGACCAGCTTTCTGATCTACAAAGCAGG GAACACAACTTAATAGAAGCTAATAGAGCTTTGACAATAAAG CTGGATGAGATCAGTTCAAGGAATAACTTTCGACAGTCATGGGATGTTAGTGAACATGAACATCAGCAAACTATATCGTACGGTCATCAGCATGGCCAGTCTCAAGGCTTGATGTTCCAACCCTTAGATTGCAATCCCACTTTGCAGATAGG gTATAACGCTGCAGTAACAGAGCAGATGAGCAACAATAATCATGGTCAACAAGTGAACGGGTTCATCCCTGGATGGATGCTTTGA